The Henckelia pumila isolate YLH828 chromosome 2, ASM3356847v2, whole genome shotgun sequence genome includes a window with the following:
- the LOC140882623 gene encoding 7-deoxyloganetin glucosyltransferase-like has product MGSQGEALQKPHAVCIPYPAQGHVNPMLRLAKLLYCKGFHITFVNTEYNHRRLLRARGPDSLNGLPGFRFEAIPDGLPPSDADTTQDVPALCKSTGNTCIGPFRDLLARLNNSESSGVPPVTCIVSDGVMSFTLEAAEELGIPDVFFWTTSAGGFYAYIQYAMLNEKGYSPLKDESYLTNGYLDTVLDDIPGMEGIRLRDIPSFIRTTSSDDFMVEYVMHETERAKRASAIVLNTFEDLERDVLKQLSLILPPVYAIGPLQFLEEQYKNKDLELLGSNLWKEDLECLEWLDSKEPNSVVYVNFGSVTVMTPDQLVEFAWGLANSNQKFLWILRPDLVSGEKAILPPEFLEETKERSLMANWCPQQKVLNHSSVGGFLTHSGWNSTLESICSGVPMICWPFFAEQQTNCWLCRTRWGIGMEIDNNVKRDEVKSLVVELMSGDKGKEMKRRAMEWKRLAQESAQSSSHQNLDKVIDQVLLAHKQY; this is encoded by the exons ATGGGTTCCCAAGGTGAAGCACTACAGAAGCCTCATGCGGTTTGCATACCATATCCAGCACAAGGCCATGTAAATCCAATGCTAAGACTAGCCAAACTCCTTTACTGCAAAGGCTTCCACATCACATTTGTCAACACAGAGTACAACCACCGGAGGCTCCTCCGGGCAAGAGGCCCGGATTCCTTAAACGGGCTCCCCGGATTCAGATTCGAGGCCATTCCCGACGGTCTTCCACCGTCGGATGCTGACACCACACAAGATGTTCCCGCTCTTTGCAAATCAACCGGAAATACTTGTATAGGTCCATTCAGAGACCTTCTTGCTCGCCTGAACAACAGCGAATCTTCCGGCGTTCCACCGGTGACGTGTATAGTATCCGACGGGGTGATGAGTTTTACCCTGGAAGCTGCTGAAGAACTTGGCATCCCCGATGTCTTTTTCTGGACCACAAGTGCCGGTGGGTTCTATGCTTACATTCAGTATGCTATGCTCAATGAGAAGGGATATTCACCACTTAAAG ACGAGAGCTACTTGACCAATGGGTATTTGGACACGGTTCTAGATGACATTCCAGGCATGGAAGGGATTCGTTTGAGGGATATTCCAAGTTTCATTAGAACCACAAGCTCAGATGATTTCATGGTCGAATATGTGATGCATGAAACAGAGAGAGCTAAGAGAGCCTCTGCTATTGTGCTCAACACGTTTGAGGACCTGGAAAGGGACGTTCTGAAACAACTGTCATTGATTTTACCTCCGGTTTATGCTATCGGGCCTTTACAGTTTCTAGAAGAACAATACAAGAACAAGGACTTAGAGCTTCTGGGATCAAATCTATGGAAAGAGGACCTGGAGTGTCTCGAATGGCTGGACTCGAAAGAGCCGAATTCTGTTGTTTATGTCAACTTCGGAAGCGTTACTGTGATGACTCCCGATCAACTTGTGGAGTTTGCTTGGGGGCTTGCTAATAGCAACcaaaagtttttatggatcttaAGGCCTGATCTTGTTTCAGGGGAGAAGGCCATTCTCCCACCTGAGTTTCTTGAAGAGACAAAAGAAAGATCTCTGATGGCGAACTGGTGCCCTCAACAAAAAGTTCTGAATCACTCTTCAGTGGGAGGATTCTTGACTCACAGCGGATGGAACTCGACTCTGGAAAGCATATGCAGCGGGGTGCCCATGATCTGTTGGCCGTTTTTCGCGGAGCAACAGACAAATTGCTGGCTTTGCCGCACTCGTTGGGGCATAGGCATGGAGATTGACAATAATGTGAAGAGGGACGAAGTGAAGAGTCTTGTTGTAGAGTTGATGAGCGGAGATAAAGGGAAAGAGATGAAGAGAAGGGCTATGGAGTGGAAGAGATTGGCTCAAGAATCTGCTCAAAGTTCATCTCATCAGAATCTTGATAAAGTTATCGACCAAGTTCTTCTGGCTCACAAGCAATATTAG